In the genome of Zootoca vivipara chromosome 6, rZooViv1.1, whole genome shotgun sequence, the window agaaacgccatggtgtaTCTACAGCGGCACAACTGGGTGCCTCcatctgccccagatgcaacaaaacatatcttTCCTGCATCAGTccttacagccacagcaggcactgcgaccttccaacagtttgacctcacaATCAAAGgcacattcttccattgtctcccgagacagatgtaTGCCAACAATTTGGTTTCTATTATGGTatccctactcagagtagacacactgaaattggtgagcatgactaacttaggtacTGTACATTCATCTCAATAGGTGTACTCTGTGTTGGATTTAATGCCActcaccaaaaaaacccaaaacaaatgtGTAGTACAAATGGTTgtatccccatagctgccaagttttcccttttctcgcgaggaagcctattcagcataagggaaaatccctttaaaaaagggataacttggcagctatggggatacAACCATTTGTACTACacatttgttttgggtttttttggtgagTGGCAGGGGGCCTTAGCCAACATCACTTCTTTAGAGATTATGTGGGCTCAGCATTTCAGGAGAGGGTGGTAGAAGACCATTTGTTTCCTTGTCCCTTTGCCTTATAAAGATTTGACGAATTCCACTACACCGTTCACAGTCTGATCTGCTGTCGGAAATGACAGGATCCCATAGCCAAAAGAAATGGCCACCGCATGAAAGCCATTTGCAAGATGGACCCATTTTACAGGCACACCATTGTCCTCTAACCGCTTCTTGTACAGAAGCCCGTCATCCCTAAGCACATCAAACTCACAGGTCAAAATGCATGTCTGTGGAAGCTTGCGGATGATGGCATCTTCAGCAAAAAGTGGTGAAAATGACAACTCCAATACTTGTTTCATTTCTTCATACACCTTGGGTTTAAATTTACGTATTTTGGGGTCTTGCGGTTTGTAGCCTCTGACTTTGAATTCTTCAGGAATGAGGTCTCCATTTACCCATTTCTGGTACTTCAGTCTGATATGCTCAGGAACATGGCAGCCTTCCAGGACATCATTTGCAAGGGAAGTATTCTTAGCCAGGTAAAGGCAAACATAATGGGCTACCAGCTGCCTGAACAAGATAGGCACGTGACTGTTCTGCTGATAGGAAGGCAGGTTTAAGTCCATTCCCTGCAGTCCTGGATACATCAACACCTGGGCATGAACCTTGGGGAGATCTTTTCTGTCCACCAGCAACTGGCAAACCCGGGTGGCATAACAGGCCCCACAGCTGTCCCCCCCGACAATAATACGGGAAGCGTCCACACGATAATCGGCAACATTCCTCATGAAGTAGACAAGGGCCCTGAGACATGCAACATACTGGGTTGGGTAAGGGTTCTCTGGACCAAGTCCATACCTGGAGAGAAGAAAAAGGGGTGTCATTGCTTCTTATCATAAGTGCAGAAGAATTATTATCCTGTTTTCAACAGGAGGTGGAGGTACTGAAATTAGAAGGGGGGAGGTAAtgtacccctggacggttaagtccagtcaaaggcgactatggggtacggtgctcatctctgttttcaagccaagggagccggcatttgtccacagacagttttcggGATAATGtgttcagcatgactaaactgcttctggtgcaatgggacaccgtgatgaaaACTAGAGcatacggaaacgctgtttaccttcccgccacagcggtacttatttatttacttgcactggtgtgctttcgaactggtaggtttgCAGGAACTGGGATAGAGCAATAGGTGCTCATTCTGTcaaggggattcaaactgccgaccttccaatctgcatgcccaataggctcagtggtttggaccacagtgccacccgcgtcccttttaagGTCTGGTGAAGGCACACATGTTCCATTTTTAAGCTATGAAATAGAAAACCTCTGTGTGAAGAGGGAGATGCAGACAGGATAGAGAGCGAGTTTGATGGTCACAGCTGGCTCTTACAAGCTGGGGGAACTCTAGGGGAAGATAAAACAtggagaaaggtttttctccctctcttgtgatgctagaactcgtggacattcaatgaaactgaatgttggaagggcaGTGCATAGTAAATCTATGGAGGcagcatgggcatacccaggatcaaagctaagggggggcacaccagccacgccccccagccacacccccagccacccgattggctagctggcaatgacatggccagaatccccccaggaggcatggtcaacatccacctcctcccccccccctcgtttataaggcagcacacggagccacccgcgcttgcactcctgcctcacccgctcctttaatggcagcagtgactaaaacgagacagcagctgcctctgttgaaggaaacctggacctgggctaacttcagcccacactctttcaagtcacagcgagcacagcacagaaagttttGCCCCGGAAAGCTCcgtggcacttcatttgcatgcaaatgaggtgccacagagcattgtggggcagcacattctgtgctgtgctcgctatgacttgaaagagtgtgggctgaagttagcccaggtccaggtttccttcaacagaggcagcttcgctgctgctgctgctgctgctgctgttttgcttcagccaagcaggctgaggcggagcacagcaggcagcgtccctgcctgtcctctccagctgccctgcttctggggagggagctgcccccctgccccatgctggtacccaccaacttggatggctttaaaagaagattggacaaattaatgTAGGAGGGGGCTACTGAGGGCTACTCTCcaagatggctctgctctgcttctacAGTTGgacgcagcaatgcttctgaatatcacttgcaggcagggctgtcttaagcatatctggccctgtggtgcaaagatccctccggtgggCTCCCCCGTATATATAAGTGCATATATAACAATGCACTTATATATACGACACCACCACATTGACCGGCTTCCCCCGTGGACTGAAGAATGCATTGTGGCGacaccgctgcctcccccccgGGGGCCGCGGAAGGACCCTGCACCCGGCGTCCCCTGCCCCGCACCCAGCACCCTCCCATTCACCCCGCTAGCTCTGCCCCGGAAGCTTGTCGGTGGGGTAGCCGGTgaccttccctccctgcccctacCCCCATCTCTGCCTGTCTCCCTCGCTCTGTCCCTCCATGGGCGCGGTGAGCAGGGGGAGACCGAGCCCCACTCACCCTGGCAGCGGCGCTCCGCGCAGacccagccccagcccagcaGCTGCTTCGCCGCCACCACTGCCCGGTCGCCCATCATGGAGGCGGCCATGATCCACCTCCTCCCTCAGGCCTGGCCTCGCCGGCAGTGCGCTTgcacgatggggggggggcacagctgcgCTGGGTTTGGTGGGCCGCTTCTCTCCCCTCTGTAGCCCAGCCCaggcaggcgggcaggagggACGTGGCTGACAATGTTCGGCACCCCTACTGCACCCCTGCTGGGCAAGCGCATGGCACAACGCGCCACTCAGCCTTGCCCTAAAGATGAGGCTGCTTGCTGGAAGACCCACaagcaggagggcagagtgctttTATATCCTCAAATCCTTCTTGCTGGTTCCCACAAAAATCCGATTGGCCACCCCACCAGAGTCAGGTTGGGTGAGatggctgcctcaggcggcaaccCTCAAGGGGCAGCAAACCCATTCCTGTGTGCAGCTTTGCTGCTGGTCTCACTTGTGTCTAGGGGGACTAGCAACAGATCTCTCTGGAACGCTTCCCCTGTTGCTGAGTTGGAAAGAGGAGAGCAGGGGAGACTCCTTTAGGAGATTGCATTCCCATCGCAGGTGCAGCAGTGGGTGTTTCGCCACAGGTGCTTAAATGCCTTGGGTTTCAAGAGCGTAATCAGGGAGCAATGGCCAGATGGCCGTGGCACTTACCTCACAGCTACAACCACCACTCCACATTCCTTGGCAATATGCCGCAATAATCTCTCGTAGCCATCTAAAAGTGAGACAGTTGCAATGCATGCAAGATCAATCAAAACAACCATAGCCCCTTAAACTGTTTGCAGAGAGATGGCCAGCTGATGTCCTAAAGCGAGGGGTAGGTAGTCCTTTTTTTCTCAGCCCAGTTCCTAGATTCCCTCTTAGGTAACTTTctaggaggcagccctgtttagggaagttttaaatgactgatgtttgaatgtatttttaatctttgttggaagccgcccagagtggctgaggaaacccagccagatgggtgaggtataaataaattattattattattattattattattattattattattattattattattggagggcACAGGCTAAAGGTGGTGGGGAGAGCctgatgcaaacaaacaaacaatttaggTGGGGCAATGGACAAAGATCTTACATTTGTACTGctgtaggctacattccagccagagttctagttacaggtaggtagccatgttggtctgagtcgaaacaaaataaaaaaattccttcagtagcaccttaaagaccaactaagtttttattttggtatgagctttcgtgtgcatgcacacttcgtcagatacctgatggacttccatttcatgcggctcaatgtggtgccttccatagttctagttacaggtaggtagccgtgttggtctgagtcgaaacaaaataaaaaaaaattccttcagtagcaccttaaagaccaactaagtttttattttggtatgagctttcgtgtgcatgcacgctcataccaaaataaaaacttagttggtctttaaggtgctactgaaggatttttttttttttattccagccAGAGTTAGACTTAGAGGTCCGTGCTGGTAGTCAAGAAGGAAGTTTCATCAGTTCAGGACACTTAGGATCATGGAATTGTACAGTTGAAAGGAACCCagagtgccatctagtccaacccgctgcaggaatcttttgcccaacgtgggacgtgaacccatgaccttgagattaagagcagAGCAAGGAGAGGGGGTGTGGGTTAGGGATAGGCAGTTGAGAAGTAATGAGCTCCTACAAAAGCAGGGCAGAC includes:
- the LOC118087322 gene encoding arylacetamide deacetylase-like 4: MSFCRFVASVLVTVCIYPALFLVSTVIHFAQAVLPPGIDQPLKLRLAHIIFISLFPLGDIGKKLGLFSIFDVLRLVANGIPPFPDASLLIQNQQFDEVPVRVYQPKKTTTGKRKAFVFIHGGSGTFGSPDGYERLLRHIAKECGVVVVAVRYGLGPENPYPTQYVACLRALVYFMRNVADYRVDASRIIVGGDSCGACYATRVCQLLVDRKDLPKVHAQVLMYPGLQGMDLNLPSYQQNSHVPILFRQLVAHYVCLYLAKNTSLANDVLEGCHVPEHIRLKYQKWVNGDLIPEEFKVRGYKPQDPKIRKFKPKVYEEMKQVLELSFSPLFAEDAIIRKLPQTCILTCEFDVLRDDGLLYKKRLEDNGVPVKWVHLANGFHAVAISFGYGILSFPTADQTVNGVVEFVKSL